One Clupea harengus chromosome 12, Ch_v2.0.2, whole genome shotgun sequence DNA segment encodes these proteins:
- the ube2g1b gene encoding ubiquitin-conjugating enzyme E2G 1b — MTEQSALLLRKQLAELNKNPVEGFSAGLIDDDDIYQWEVVVIGPQDTLFEGGFFKANLTFPHDYPHRPPKMKFVTELWHPNVAKNGDVCISILHEPGEDKFGYEKPEERWLPIHTVETIMISVISMLADPNGDSPANVDAAKEWREDPNGEFKRKVARCVRKSQEMAFD, encoded by the exons ATGACTGAGCAATCAGCTTTGCTGCTTCGAAAACAACTGGCAG AATTGAACAAGAACCCTGTGGAAGGCTTTTCGGCTGGTCTCATCGATGATGATGACATCTACCAGTGGGAAGTCGTCGTCATTGGCCCTCAAGACACACTGTT TGAAGGGGGATTTTTTAAAGCAAATTTGACTTTCCCTCACGATTACCCTCATCGTCCTCCAAAGATGAAGTTTGTCACAGAACTCTGGCACCCAAATG TGGCCAAGAATGGTGATGTGTGCATCTCGATCCTGCATGAGCCCGGAGAGGACAAGTTTGGCTACGAGAAACCAGAAGAACGCTGGCTACCCATCCACACCGTCGAGACAATCATGATCAGTGTGATCTCTATGCTGGCAGACCCTAACGGAGACTCACCTGCTAATGTAGATGCTGCT AAAGAGTGGAGGGAAGACCCCAATGGTGAATTCAAGAGAAAGGTAGCACGTTGTGTGCGGAAAAGCCAGGAGATGGCGTTCGATTAG
- the arpc3 gene encoding actin-related protein 2/3 complex subunit 3 — translation MPAYHSGLMDSDTKLVGNMALLPLKTQFKGPAAKETKDTDIIDEAIYYFKANVFFKNYEIKNEADRTLIYITLYISECLKKLQKCSSRGQGEKEMYTLGITSFPIPGEPGFPLNAMYAKPTNKQEEESMRAYLQQIRQETGLRLCDRVFDPQTDKPSKWWVCFVKKQFMNKSLSAPGQ, via the exons ATGCCG GCATACCATTCAGGCCTGATGGATTCCGACACCAAACTGGTGGGAAACATGGCACTGCTTCCACTTAAAACGCAATTTAAAGGACCTGCTGCCAAAGAGA CCAAAGACACGGATATTATTGACGAGGCCATCTATTACTTTAAAGCTAACGTGTTCTTCAAGAATTATGAAATTAAG AATGAGGCTGACCGGACATTGATCTACATAACCCTGTACATCTCTGAATGCCTCAAGAAGCTTCAGAAG TGTAGCTCACGAGGccagggagaaaaggagatgtATACACTTGGAATTACTAGCTTCCCCATCCCAGGGGAGCCCGGCTTCCCACTCAATGCCATGTATGCCAAGCCCACCAACAAGCAGGAGGAAG AGAGCATGAGGGCCTACCTGCAGCAGATTCGACAGGAGACCGGCCTGAGGCTTTGTGACCGTGTGTTTGATCCCCAGACAGACAAGCCCAGCAAG TGGTGGGTCTGCTTTGTGAAAAAACAGTTCATGAACAAAAGCCTATCTGCTCCTGGACAGTAG